A window of Pullulanibacillus sp. KACC 23026 genomic DNA:
CTCATTACAGGAAGCTCACGTGGAATTGGAAAGATTACCGCTTTAAAATTTGCGGAAGAAGGGGCAGATGTTCTCATTCACTATCGCCGTGATGAAGAGGCAGCAGGTCAAACAGTGGAAGAGATTCGAAAGTTAGGAAGACAAGCTCTGCTTTTTAAGGCAGATCTGGACTCGCCCGAAGAAATTGACGCGATGTTTGATTATGTTCAAAATGAATGGGGCGTTCTCGATATTTTTATTGCTAACGCTGCAGCTACTGCCTTTAAAGATTTGATGGATATAAAGGCACACCATCTTAACAAAACTTATCAGGTTGTAGTCAATAGTACAGTACAAATGGTTCAGAGATCTGTTCCATTGATGGAAGGGCGCGAAGGACGTATACTGACCGTATCCAGCATGGGAAGTGAGTTTACACTTCCGCGTTACGCGAATATTGGATCTGCTAAAGCAGCCATGGAGTCATTAACCCGTTACTTTGCAACTGAATTAGGACCAAAAGGGATTACAGCCAATTGTCTGTCTCCAGGAGTGGTGGAAACAGATTCCTTAACTTTCTACGCGGGTGATCGTTTTGAAGCATTTCGTGATGGAGTCGTTTCAAAAACACCGCTCGGCAGGCTGACGCAACCTGAAGATGTGTCGAATTTAGCTTTGTTCCTATCGAGCAGTGAAGCCAGTTTCATCACAGGCCAAGTCATTAGAATCGATGGCGGTTTGACGATCAATAATCATTACCCGCCAGAGGTTGCTTTTTAATAGCTTAGACTAATTGAAAAAAGTCGGTTAATAAGGACTATCTTATATAACCGACTTTTTTATACCTTAACAAATTGTTAGAAGATTGACGCAAGTTGAATGTTTAGGAACTCAGTCTATGTCAACAAGGCGCGCGCCTTCGCCTATAAACTTGGCATGGCTTTGTTTTCTTTATTTGTTAACCTCAGATAATGGTTGTATTTTTGTGCCGGGGAAATAAAAATGAAGGATCTCTTTATAAGTCATGCCTTTATTTCCCATAACTTTGGCGCCTTCTTGGCTCATCCCGACACCATGTCCATATCCTTTACCTTTTACAATATAAACATTGCGTTTTTTATCCGAGTATTCAATCAGGTAACTTTTGAAACGTTCACCACCAATCATTGGCCGAATAGACGATAGTGGAACATTTTCTAACTTCACACTTTGAAAGAGTAAGGTCCCATTCATTAAATTTGAAACAAAATGGACGGTAATGGACCCTTTATAGGCTCTTTTTGACGAGTTTCTTTCATCAGATATTTCAAATTGAGGGATCGATAAAATTTTCAGATCGCCAACATAGCCTTTTCCTTTTAACCAGCTTTTGATTGTTGAAGCCATTTGAGGATCACTCTCTACTATATCTCGAAAATCTTTAGGGTTATTCCAAAGAGT
This region includes:
- a CDS encoding SDR family oxidoreductase gives rise to the protein MGKFEGKKALITGSSRGIGKITALKFAEEGADVLIHYRRDEEAAGQTVEEIRKLGRQALLFKADLDSPEEIDAMFDYVQNEWGVLDIFIANAAATAFKDLMDIKAHHLNKTYQVVVNSTVQMVQRSVPLMEGREGRILTVSSMGSEFTLPRYANIGSAKAAMESLTRYFATELGPKGITANCLSPGVVETDSLTFYAGDRFEAFRDGVVSKTPLGRLTQPEDVSNLALFLSSSEASFITGQVIRIDGGLTINNHYPPEVAF